A section of the Streptomyces sp. NBC_01591 genome encodes:
- a CDS encoding ADP-ribosylglycohydrolase family protein, translating into MTSMTPTLSGAGPTTLTLDERITGALVGAAVGDALGGPVEGRSPEQIVARHGGRIDGIVGPWDGQNWRTARPIAPYHKGDGHITDDTLMTHALVRVYGAVRDHLDAYAVAGHLVPELIATPRWIPELEAEALPLQRIFLAEKWIVARLHYGHVDPREAGTGNIVNCGAAMYMAPVGLVNAAHPEAAYAEALDVAGAHQSSYGREAAGVFAAAVAAACAPGATPSGVVDTCLSLARDGTRSAIEAVCEVAARYSDFESALTPLRTAVAPFDTVGPDYRAPSLGARRPSRLHAIEELPIALGMLLVADGDYRHAVLGSVNYGRDCDSIATMSGAVAGALHGEQAIPAAWVKTVAEASRLDLHAPARTLADIAREVFVRDTARRRAHESAFAALAGTP; encoded by the coding sequence ATGACATCCATGACGCCCACGCTGTCCGGGGCCGGACCCACGACACTCACACTCGATGAACGGATCACGGGCGCACTCGTCGGCGCCGCGGTCGGCGACGCCCTCGGCGGTCCGGTGGAGGGCCGGTCCCCCGAGCAGATCGTGGCCCGCCACGGCGGGCGGATCGACGGCATCGTGGGCCCGTGGGACGGCCAGAACTGGCGCACCGCGCGCCCCATCGCCCCGTATCACAAGGGCGACGGGCACATCACCGACGACACCTTGATGACCCATGCGCTGGTGCGGGTGTACGGCGCCGTGCGCGACCATCTCGACGCCTACGCGGTCGCCGGTCATCTCGTGCCCGAGCTGATCGCCACCCCCCGCTGGATCCCGGAGCTGGAGGCCGAGGCACTGCCGCTCCAGCGGATCTTCCTCGCCGAGAAGTGGATCGTCGCCCGGCTGCACTACGGCCATGTCGATCCGCGCGAGGCGGGCACCGGGAACATCGTCAACTGCGGTGCGGCGATGTACATGGCCCCGGTCGGCCTGGTCAACGCCGCCCACCCGGAGGCCGCGTACGCCGAGGCGCTGGATGTCGCCGGTGCCCACCAGTCGAGTTACGGAAGGGAGGCGGCCGGGGTCTTCGCGGCGGCCGTCGCCGCCGCCTGCGCTCCGGGCGCGACACCCTCCGGCGTCGTCGACACCTGTCTGTCGCTCGCCAGGGACGGCACCCGGTCGGCGATCGAGGCGGTCTGCGAAGTGGCCGCCCGGTACAGCGACTTCGAGTCGGCGCTGACCCCGCTGCGTACCGCCGTCGCCCCCTTCGACACGGTCGGCCCCGACTACCGCGCCCCGTCCCTCGGCGCGCGCAGGCCGTCCCGGCTGCATGCCATCGAGGAGCTCCCGATCGCGCTCGGGATGCTGCTCGTCGCGGACGGCGACTACCGGCACGCGGTCCTCGGCTCGGTCAACTACGGCCGGGACTGCGACTCGATCGCCACGATGAGCGGCGCCGTCGCGGGGGCGCTCCACGGCGAACAGGCGATCCCCGCCGCCTGGGTGAAAACGGTCGCCGAGGCCAGCCGCCTCGATCTGCACGCACCCGCACGGACCCTGGCGGACATCGCCCGCGAGGTGTTCGTACGGGACACGGCCCGGCGCCGCGCGCACGAGTCGGCGTTCGCCGCACTGGCGGGCACGCCATGA
- a CDS encoding VIT1/CCC1 transporter family protein, giving the protein MSIIETDAVLHEAHRDNHTHRDVNGGWLRPAVFGAMDGLVSNLALMTGVAGGSVSQQTIVITGLAGLAAGAFSMAAGEYTSVASQRELVEAELDVERRELRKHPKDEERELAELYESRGVEPGLAREVARQLSRDPEQALEIHAREELGIDPGDLPSPLVAAVSSFGAFALGALLPVLPYLLGASALWPAVLLALAGLFACGAVVARVTARSWLYSGLRQLVLGGAAAAITYGLGTLFGVAVGS; this is encoded by the coding sequence GTGTCCATCATCGAGACCGACGCCGTACTGCACGAGGCACACCGCGACAACCACACCCACCGTGATGTGAACGGCGGCTGGCTGCGTCCGGCGGTGTTCGGTGCCATGGACGGGCTGGTCTCCAACCTCGCGCTGATGACCGGTGTCGCGGGCGGTTCGGTCTCCCAGCAGACGATCGTGATCACCGGTCTGGCGGGTCTGGCCGCCGGTGCGTTCTCCATGGCGGCCGGCGAATACACCTCCGTGGCCTCGCAGCGGGAGCTCGTCGAGGCCGAACTCGACGTGGAGCGGCGGGAGTTGCGCAAGCACCCCAAGGACGAGGAGCGGGAGCTCGCCGAACTCTACGAGTCCCGCGGCGTCGAGCCCGGGCTCGCCCGTGAGGTGGCGCGGCAGCTCTCGCGCGACCCGGAGCAGGCCCTGGAGATACACGCCCGCGAGGAGCTGGGCATCGACCCGGGCGATCTGCCCTCGCCGCTCGTCGCCGCGGTCTCGTCGTTCGGCGCGTTCGCGCTGGGTGCCCTGCTGCCCGTGCTGCCGTATCTGCTCGGCGCGAGCGCGCTGTGGCCGGCCGTGCTGCTCGCGCTGGCCGGGCTGTTCGCCTGCGGTGCGGTGGTGGCCAGGGTGACGGCCCGCAGCTGGCTGTACAGCGGGCTGCGTCAGCTGGTGCTGGGCGGGGCCGCGGCGGCCATCACCTACGGTCTGGGCACGCTGTTCGGCGTGGCCGTCGGGAGCTGA
- a CDS encoding ADP-ribosylglycohydrolase family protein, whose product MEGLLLGLASGDAAGWPAARHRAARMPEWTRRLTRELDTFAEQNATTTLPVPIALNQPPEPLRLGPSDDAEWAAFAAGTVLTSAAGPLHGLSSERRMRAAVDVAWNALAAEVAAAAARAPEVESAVLPLRARISVRAGLGNLAAGLRPPATGHDNPHYFDDAACVRAAVLAVAHPADPAAAADLAEFDARYTQDGDGVHGARAMAAAIAEALGGADVDTAVNAALAQLPDGTEIARNAAHAVRIARDFVGEAAGAFALVPVLEHQIVDHVYSYGIAAAETVPVALALATAARGQIAQAVPAAACLSRVADSAPALAGALTGALGGIGAVPDGWREACRTLAGCALPRLAGTDLIELAGLLADTEPKPMGGQSGHDIHDAHAVRGRTHDTHTR is encoded by the coding sequence ATCGAGGGGCTGTTGCTCGGACTCGCCTCCGGGGACGCCGCCGGATGGCCCGCCGCACGGCACCGGGCGGCCCGGATGCCCGAGTGGACCCGGCGTCTCACCCGGGAGCTCGACACCTTCGCCGAGCAGAACGCCACCACCACGCTGCCCGTCCCCATCGCGCTCAACCAGCCGCCCGAACCGTTGCGGCTGGGGCCCTCCGACGACGCCGAATGGGCGGCCTTCGCCGCCGGGACCGTACTCACATCGGCGGCCGGTCCGCTGCACGGGCTCTCCTCCGAACGCCGGATGCGGGCCGCCGTCGACGTCGCCTGGAACGCCCTGGCCGCCGAGGTCGCCGCGGCTGCCGCCCGTGCCCCCGAGGTCGAGTCCGCGGTGCTCCCGCTGCGTGCCCGGATCTCGGTACGGGCCGGGCTCGGCAATCTCGCCGCCGGGCTGCGCCCGCCCGCCACCGGCCACGACAACCCGCACTACTTCGACGACGCGGCCTGCGTACGGGCCGCCGTGCTCGCCGTCGCACACCCCGCGGACCCGGCCGCCGCCGCCGACCTCGCCGAGTTCGACGCCCGCTACACGCAGGACGGCGACGGGGTGCACGGTGCCCGCGCGATGGCGGCGGCGATCGCCGAGGCGCTGGGCGGCGCGGACGTGGACACCGCGGTCAACGCCGCGCTCGCACAGCTCCCCGACGGCACGGAGATCGCCCGCAACGCCGCCCACGCCGTCCGGATCGCCCGTGACTTCGTCGGAGAGGCGGCGGGCGCCTTCGCCCTCGTACCGGTGCTGGAGCATCAGATCGTCGACCATGTCTACAGCTACGGGATCGCCGCCGCCGAGACCGTCCCGGTCGCCCTCGCCCTGGCCACCGCCGCCCGCGGGCAGATCGCCCAGGCCGTACCCGCGGCGGCGTGCCTGTCGCGGGTGGCCGACTCGGCGCCCGCCCTGGCCGGCGCGCTGACCGGTGCGCTCGGCGGTATCGGCGCCGTCCCGGACGGCTGGCGCGAGGCCTGCCGCACCCTCGCGGGCTGTGCGCTGCCCCGCCTCGCGGGGACCGATCTCATCGAACTCGCCGGGCTGCTGGCAGACACGGAACCGAAGCCCATGGGTGGACAATCCGGACATGACATCCATGACGCCCACGCTGTCCGGGGCCGGACCCACGACACTCACACTCGATGA